TTGCTCATTTTAAGCGCCTTCATTTTCGGCGCAAACATACTGCTGATGGCCCAGATGTTCAATATCGCCGGTTCAACTTCCCAACTTTTTCTCGCCTGGGGATTGGGTGTTGTGGTGATGGCCTTCAGTTTGTGCATAAATTCTTTAGGAATTCTGTCAATTATCCTCGTGGAAATCGGGTATTGGACGGGATTAGAAGACTTATGGTACGCAACAGGAGAGTTAACTTGGTCGCGGCTAGTGGTGCAGCATTTGCCTTTGTTAGCATGGCTGGTGTTTGTCCCCTTAGCCTACTTCTGCCGATCGCGTTGGATTTTTGGTCTAGCAGCCTTTGTTTTCGCTAGTTCCTTACAAGCTAACCTTAATCCTCTGCCACTGCTGAATTATGCCGATATAGCGCCTTGGGTGGCATCTTTTGCTTTTGCACTCCCACCTGCATTATTCTGGAGTTATGATGATCTGCTGTTTCCAACCATAAATTACAGATTGTTTCAATCTCTGGCACGTAATTTGGCGTTGGTTAGCTTTGGTGGAGTGTTTTATGTTTTGTCTTTTCGTTGGGTTTGGGAATCTGCAAATTATGGTTATAATCAGCCAACGAACTTGACAAACTTGTTCCAGTCTCTGCCGATCATCGATTTGGGGATTCTCAGTGGCTTGGCGGTATTGCAATGGTTATTTCTACTGCGTCAAAGAAATAATCCTCCGCGCCGCGAAGTGATTTTCACAACTGCTGTTATTGGTACTTTTCTTGCCTTTATTGCTATAGTACCTTTTTGGCATCAAACTATCAGTCGGATTGATGAACTTGGTGTTTTTATTTTCAATGTACTTCTAGCAACATTAGCCTGGGGACTAATTCAAGAAGGATTGAAATTAAGCAATAGAAGTTCCTTTTGGGGCGGTATGTTGTTAGTAACACTGCAAATTATCAGTCGCGTGCAAGAGTACGACACCGACTTACTTTTCAAGTCTCTAGTCTTTATCTTGTGCGGTTCTGCTTTAATTAGCGCTGGACTCTGGTTTGAACGCCGTTTACCTGGTGGTAGCTCTGCAAGTAAAAAGTAGTACAAATTCAGAATGGGCTAAACGCCCCGCTAACAGAATTCAAAAATCTCCCCATCATCAACATCTCTGTGCGTCAAAAATTTTAAAGTTTCTCTGCGTTAGTCCTAATCTCGTTACTTTTGACCTCCTCAATTCCTCTGCTTTTTAGGACTACGCTCATGACTAATAGTTCTTCTGAATCTAAAAATAAAACCTTGTCTCCCGAAGCCGAGTTCTCCAGTAAGGTGACTTTTCGGGATTACTTGATTGCTACTGAACAAAAATCGAATAAGCCCTTACCTTTTTGGCGGTTACTAGCTCCCCTGGCGCTGCAAACAGGGTTAATTATGGCAGTACCAGCCCAAGCCGTTTATACAGATGTGACAGGTAAAACGGTGATTTTGCAAACCGTACCTGTAGACCCAAACAATGTACTAGACGGTAATACCTTAGCGCTAGATTACAACATATCCCGTCCCGCAAATTTGAGGAGATTACCTGGTTGGCAAACATTAGTCAGTAAAGGTCGTGGAAGCGGCAGAAGATTGCCTGAAGGAACCAATATCTACGTGACTTTGCAAGAGCAAATATCCTATGGTAGCGGTGTTCCTAAAGCTTGGAGACCGTTACGAGTCAGTAGCGATCGCCCAACATCTCTAAGAGCCAATCAGGTGGCCTTAAAAGGCGTTTATCAAGATGGTTCAGTTAACTACGGTTTGGAAACCTATTACATCCCAGAAAACCAACGGCGACAGATTACCAACGATTTGCGAACCCAACGCGCCCGTAGAGGACAAGTACCCCCCATTGTGGTGAAGGCGAAAGTAGATCCACAGGGTAAGGCGGTTCCAGTTAGTATGTGGGTGCGCGATCGCAACTATCGCTTTTAAGCTGTTAGGTAAAGTATGTAAACATGGAAGGTTTATTTCCAAAGTTCTGAGCGTCACCAGCCGGCGCTCAGAATTTTCTGTTTGTCATTAGACTTTTCCGAAAACCCTTGTACAGATGTAGCATTGCTACGCCTCTACAAGGGTTTTAGATACGACATAATTAATTGCTGGAGACACTGACTACTACTAAGGCACAATCAGCACTGGGCAAGGAGAAAGGTTAATCACGCGAGTTGTCACACTATCATCCGCTCCCTCTTCAGTCAAGCCTAGCCCTCGGCAGCCCATAATAATTAAATCAGCCCCAATTTCATCCGCGACATCGCAGATAGTAAAAGCTGGTTTACCTTGCCTTTCTAGAATTTCGGATTGAATTCCTTGCCCAGAAAATAAAGATTGGGCATTTTCTAGCAGTTTTGCAACTACTTCTGGTGAAACCATCGGATCTGCACTAGGCGCATCTGGAGCATCTGGAGGCGGTTCTTCTACCACAGACAGCAGCACCAAGCGACTGCTGTACTTTTTGACTACGTTGGTAACAACATCAGCAGCTTCCCGCGTTTCCCGGCTTTGATCGATAGGAAATAGTACTGTCTTAAATATCTCTGTCACTTGGGTACCCCTGACTCCGGTAAAATCTTGATGGTTCTACTTTCAAAACAATAACAAAAAGGCAATCAGGAGAGTTTGGTGTGTCCAAAAAAAGTTTAGCAAGTTTATCTTCAGCTGATATATCTGGGAAACGTGCCTTAGTGCGGGTTGACTTTAATGTGCCTGTGGACGATCAAGGCAAGATTACCGACGATACTCGCATTCGCGCCGCTCTACCAACCATCCAAGATTTAACGCAGAAGGGTGCTAAAGTCATTCTCGCAAGTCATTTTGGCCGTCCCAAAGGTGTGGATGACAAATTACGCCTAACTCCCGTTGCCAAGCGTCTCTCTGAGTTACTGGGGCAAGAAGTCATTAAAACTGATGACTCCATCGGCGATGAAGTTGCAGCGAAAGTTGCCGCTTTGCAAAATGGCCAAGTGCTATTACTAGAAAATGTCCGTTTTTATCCAGAAGAAGAGAAAAACGATGCAGAATTTGCCAAAAAATTGGCAGCCAATGCTGATTTTTATGTAAATGATGCTTTTGGTACTGCACACCGCGCCCATGCTTCTACTGAAGGCGTGACTAAATTCCTTAGCCCTTCTGTGGCTGGATATTTAGTTGAGAAGGAATTGCAATATCTGCAAAACGCTATTGAAAATCCCCAACGTCCTTTGGCGGCAATTATTGGCGGTTCCAAAGTTTCCAGCAAAATTGGTGTAATTGAAACCCTGCTGGAGAAGTGCGACAAGCTGATTATTGGCGGTGGGATGATTTTCACCTTCTACAAAGCCCGTGGTTTGAGTGTTGGTAAGTCGTTGGTAGAAGAAGACAAGCTAGAACTAGCGAAGTCTTTAGAAGCTAAGGCTAAAGAACGGGGTGTTGCTTTATTGCTGCCTACAGATGTGGTATTGGCAGATAACTTTGCCCCTGATGCCAATTCTCAAACCGTTAGCATTGAGAATATCCCCGATGGTTGGATGGGTTTGGATATTGGGCCAGACTCGGTGAAATTTTTCCAAGAAGCCCTTGCAGATACCAAAACGGTTATTTGGAACGGGCCAATGGGTGTATTTGAGTTTGATAAGTTTGCGGCAGGTACGGAAGCGATCGCTCATACTCTCGCTGAAATCGGTAAAACTGGTACAACCACCATCATCGGTGGTGGTGACTCAGTAGCGGCTGTGGAAAAGGTTGGTTTAGCAGACCAAATGAGCCACATTTCGACCGGCGGCGGCGCTAGCTTGGAGTTACTTGAAGGCAAAGTATTGCCTGGAATTGCAGCTTTAGATGATGCGTAAGTAAAGAAGGGGGAATGGGGAATAGGGAATGGGAAATAAGATTAAAAATACTATTTTCCAATCCCAATGCCCAATCCCCAATGCCCAACTCCCAGTACCCGATCCCCAATCCCTAAATATGGAAACTAAATGGCTGGAATGGGCGCAAAAGTTACAAGCGATCGCTCAAAATGGTCTAACCTATTCTGAAGGGCCTTTTGATATTGAACGCTATAAACAATTACGAGCGATCGCCACAGAAATCATGGCGACTTACTCGAACGTAGAACACAGCTATGTCCTCGATTTATTTAGCCGTGAAGTCGGATATGCAACTCCCAAAGTTGACGTGCGGGCGGCGATTTTTTACGAAAATACTATATTGTTAGTCAAAGAAAAAGCTGACGGTTGCTGGAGTTTACCTGGTGGATGGGCTGATGTTGGCGAGTCGCCCAGTGAAGTAGTTGTGAAAGAAGTATATGAAGAATCTGGATATCAAGCACGCGCTATTAAATTACTAGCAGTTTATGACAGAAACAAACAGGGACATCCACCATTGCCTTTTTATGTCTATAAGCTGTTTTTTAAATGTGAACTTATCGGTGGTTCTCCATCATCAAGTATTGAAACTGAAGATGTAGGTTTTTTCTCTGAAGATGCGTTACCAGAACTTTCTTTGGGACGGGTGACACCAGCGCAAATTACGCGACTTTTTCAACATTATCGCCAACCAGACTTACCGACAGATTTTGATTAACAATTAGACACGGTTACTTTTAAGGAAATATTGCTAACTGGGTTTCTGGGTCAAAAAAGTGAATTTTCTCTGGAGTTAGAGATAACCATAGTTGCTCACCAGGTTGTACCAGACGGTCTGGTGGGATTCGTACTTGTAGGGAATTTGCTGTAGTAGCAGGCTGAGAACCAGGTTCGGCAATCTTAACAGCGAGAAAGGAATCGTTGCCGAGATTCTCTACTAAATCTACTTGCACTGGTAAATTTTTGGTGGCAGGCATACTCAAGTTCAAGTGTTCTGGGCGAATGCCTAAAATTAGAGTTTTCCCATCATATTTTTGTAGGGCTTTTCCCCAAACTTCTGGCAGGGTGAAACGCAACTGAGAATGAGTAATTAACTGCGGGGCATGAAATTCCACAGGAATAAAATTCATCGGTGGTGAGCCAATGAACTCTGCGACAAAAAGATTGGCAGGACGGTTGTAAAGTTCTAGGGGAGAAGCAACTTGCTGAATTTTACCCTCAGACATAATCGCAATGCGATCGCCCATTGTCATCGCTTCTGTTTGATCGTGGGTAACGTAAATTGTCGTTGTCCCCAGTTGGCGCTGCAATTTGACAATTTGGGCGCGGGTTTCTGCCCGCAATTTGGCATCTAAGTTAGAAAGCGGCTCATCCATTAAGAATACTTGGGGGTCACGTGCGATCGCTCTTCCCAATGCAACCCGTTGTCTTTGTCCCCCAGAGAGCTGTTTGGGTAAGCGATTCAGCAATGTTTCAATTTGCAACAATTGGGCAACACTGCGCACCTGCCGATCCACCGCTCGTTCTTTCTCAGAAGTGTAGCGCAATCCTTTAGGTAACTTTCTTGTCGCCCCCACGAAGAGATTTTCTGCCCACGTCCGAAGATAGGGAGTATTTTCTCCTTTGCTCCCCCGGTTACTGAGCGCAGTCGTTGGCGCAGCCTCTCGTGGAGAAGTATGCTCCTCGGCTCCCCTGCTTCCCCTACGGCGCAGTCCAAAAGCGATGTTGTCATACACCGTCATGTGGGGATAGAGGGCGTAATTTTGAAACACCATTGCGATATCGCGTTCTTTTGGTGGTAGATCATTGATTAAGCGATCGCCTACCCAGATATTACCGCCAGTCATTACTTCTAACCCAGCGATTAACCGTAGCAAGGTACTTTTCCCACAACCAGAAGGGCCTACCAGCACCATAAACTCGCCATCTGCGATCGTTAGGTTAATCCGCCGCAAGACGTTAACACTTCCCGCACGTTCTTGCGCTGCATCAGTTTTCTCCCCAGTCGTGGGGGAAGATTGGTTTTGTGAGGTAACACCTTCACCTTTACGTGAGGAAAAACTTTTATAAACGTTTTCTAAAATAACTTGGGACACAACTAATTATTGTCATTGGGGATTGGGCACTTGTACTGAGCGACTTGCCTTGAGCGAAGTCGAAAGGAGCCGAAGTATGGGGCATTGGGCATTGGATTTGGACTAATGACCAATGACAGTTTAGCGCCCATCATAATACACCTTCTATGTAAATACGAAAAGTTAAAAAAACAGCTTGCACTATCAAAAGCAAACTACCCTAAATTTTAGGGCTGTCAGGAGGTGTTGTGATGACTACCGATGTACCTAAAAATCTTTCCCAAGACCCAAGTATTAATCCTGTCCATGACATTGTAGACGTACAAACCACAGATTGTTGCATTGTGGGTGGGGGGCCGGCAGGAGCAGTATTGGCGCTGTTGTTAGCGCGTCAAGGCATTTCGGTGATGCTGCTGGAAGCACATAAAGACTTCGATCGCGATTTTCGCGGTGATACGATTCATCCGTCGGTGATGGAAATTATGGAAGAATTGGGACTTAGCGATCGCTTGCTAGAACTCCCCCATGCCAAAATGCGCCAAATTAGGTTTAAAACTCCTGAAGATACTGTCACTTTGGCAGATTTTAGTCACCTAAAAACCCGCTACCCCTACATTACAATGCTTCCCCAGGTAAAATTCCTGGAGTTCATCACCCAAGAAGCACAAAAATATCCAAGTTTCCATCTGGTAATGGGTGCAAATGTGCAAGAATTAATTGCCGAAAATGGCGAAATTCAAGGTGTCCGCTATCGGGGAGGCGGTGGTTGGCATGAAATCCGGGCAATACTTACAGTTGGTGCAGACGGCCGCCACTCACGTTTGCGACACCTGGGTGAGTTTGAGTCAATCGAAACCTCGCCACCAATGGATGTCCTCTGGTTTCGCCTACCGCGCCAGCCAGAAGACCCAGAGGGAGGAATGGGGCGCTTTGGTCAAGGTAAAATCATCGCCATGCTTGACCGTGGTGATGAGTGGCAAGTTGCCTATGTCATTCCTAAAGGAGGCTATCAACAACTACGCGCTGCGGGTTTGGAGGAATTAAAAAAATCTGTTGTCGAAGTAGTGCCAGAATTCCAGCAACGCATCCAAAATTTACATGACTGGTCACAAATAGCTTTTCTCTCAGTCGAGTCCAGCCGCGTCAAACGCTGGTATCGTCCAGGACTGCTACTTATCGGTGATGCAGCTCATATAATGTCCCCCGTCGGTGGAGTTGGTATTAATTACGCGATTCAAGATGCTGTCGTCGCCGCGAATGTACTTAGTAAACCGCTCAAAAACCGACAAGTACAACTTAGTGACCTAGCAAAAGTACAACGTCAACGCGAGTTGCCCACACGTATCATTCAGGCGTTTCAAACTTTTATCCAGAAACGGGTATTTGCCCCGGTTTTGATCTCAAATCGCACCTTTGTAGCACCTGGGTTTTTGCGCTTACCCATCTTGCGCGACCTTCCAGGCAGATTGATTGCCTTGGGTGTTTTTCCAGTTCATGTCAAGACTTAATTTTTGCCAAGAATTTTTTCTATTTAACGAATGAATGGTACAATTATACTACTCAATGCAGAATTGAATGCTCAATTTAGTCAAGCGAGGGTGGCGGACGGCATACTTAATGCTGTTCAAAGCGATCGCTTGGCTTTTATGCTAGAAAGGACTAAAAACTCAGGCATTATTAAAAAATGCAAACAATTAAACATATCTAGATATTAATTGGCGCTACATAGAAAAACCCTAACTTTTTCAATCAGTACATTTTGCAGTCAGGAGTAATTTTAATGAACAGCTGCGTTTTGATGGCGGAAATTATTAACGAGCCACAACTCCGCTATACAGCCGATAATTTGGGAGTTACGGAAATGCTGGTGCAGTTTCCCAATTCCCTGAAACCAGAAGATCCGCCAGCCACACTGAAAGTTGTCGGCTGGGGGAATTTAGCGACAGAAATTCAGCAAAACTACCACCAAGGCGATCGCGTCATTCTGGTAGGACGTTTAGGGATGAATACTGTTGCGATGGAAGGTTTTAAAGAAAAACGCGCTGAATTGACAGTGCAACAAATTCAACCTGTTGGAGGTAGTTTTAATACCGATCCATTGCCTTCAGCAACCGTAACTCCATCATTCACTGAAACTGCTCCACGACAAGCATCTTCAGCATCTCGTCCTCCCCAGAAAGAAGTTAACACTTACGAGTCACCACGTCCAGCGCCTACTCCGGCTGCAAATCCTGTTGGTGTTACTCCCCAAACGACAAGTTACGAACCCGTACCCCAGTCCACAAATTATGAGCGGACTACTTATCCAGCAGTGAAAGCGGAAGAACCCGATCCAGATGATATTCCCTTCGTGCGCTCCGTTGATTCCAAAACTGCCAAAGCAGGCTTGTTAGATTTCTATGAAATCGAAAGCCAGTGCCCGCAGTTAGGAGTCAGCCATAATTTCAAGTTTATTTAGCTTGAAATTATGGCTAACTTGTTTGCTGTGTGAATGCAATTCTCACCGCCTTGGTATCAGTTTGATACATTGCCCAGTTTAGAAAAATTGGCATCCCTAATCAGTGCATGGGCTAAAAGCTGGTAACTTAAAACCGTATTAGGAACCCCAGCGAGTATAGATATGGTTATGAGAGAAACCTGTGTCT
The Nostoc punctiforme PCC 73102 genome window above contains:
- a CDS encoding single-stranded DNA-binding protein; this encodes MNSCVLMAEIINEPQLRYTADNLGVTEMLVQFPNSLKPEDPPATLKVVGWGNLATEIQQNYHQGDRVILVGRLGMNTVAMEGFKEKRAELTVQQIQPVGGSFNTDPLPSATVTPSFTETAPRQASSASRPPQKEVNTYESPRPAPTPAANPVGVTPQTTSYEPVPQSTNYERTTYPAVKAEEPDPDDIPFVRSVDSKTAKAGLLDFYEIESQCPQLGVSHNFKFI
- a CDS encoding NUDIX hydrolase, giving the protein METKWLEWAQKLQAIAQNGLTYSEGPFDIERYKQLRAIATEIMATYSNVEHSYVLDLFSREVGYATPKVDVRAAIFYENTILLVKEKADGCWSLPGGWADVGESPSEVVVKEVYEESGYQARAIKLLAVYDRNKQGHPPLPFYVYKLFFKCELIGGSPSSSIETEDVGFFSEDALPELSLGRVTPAQITRLFQHYRQPDLPTDFD
- a CDS encoding FAD-dependent oxidoreductase, which translates into the protein MTTDVPKNLSQDPSINPVHDIVDVQTTDCCIVGGGPAGAVLALLLARQGISVMLLEAHKDFDRDFRGDTIHPSVMEIMEELGLSDRLLELPHAKMRQIRFKTPEDTVTLADFSHLKTRYPYITMLPQVKFLEFITQEAQKYPSFHLVMGANVQELIAENGEIQGVRYRGGGGWHEIRAILTVGADGRHSRLRHLGEFESIETSPPMDVLWFRLPRQPEDPEGGMGRFGQGKIIAMLDRGDEWQVAYVIPKGGYQQLRAAGLEELKKSVVEVVPEFQQRIQNLHDWSQIAFLSVESSRVKRWYRPGLLLIGDAAHIMSPVGGVGINYAIQDAVVAANVLSKPLKNRQVQLSDLAKVQRQRELPTRIIQAFQTFIQKRVFAPVLISNRTFVAPGFLRLPILRDLPGRLIALGVFPVHVKT
- a CDS encoding phosphoglycerate kinase; translation: MSKKSLASLSSADISGKRALVRVDFNVPVDDQGKITDDTRIRAALPTIQDLTQKGAKVILASHFGRPKGVDDKLRLTPVAKRLSELLGQEVIKTDDSIGDEVAAKVAALQNGQVLLLENVRFYPEEEKNDAEFAKKLAANADFYVNDAFGTAHRAHASTEGVTKFLSPSVAGYLVEKELQYLQNAIENPQRPLAAIIGGSKVSSKIGVIETLLEKCDKLIIGGGMIFTFYKARGLSVGKSLVEEDKLELAKSLEAKAKERGVALLLPTDVVLADNFAPDANSQTVSIENIPDGWMGLDIGPDSVKFFQEALADTKTVIWNGPMGVFEFDKFAAGTEAIAHTLAEIGKTGTTTIIGGGDSVAAVEKVGLADQMSHISTGGGASLELLEGKVLPGIAALDDA
- a CDS encoding GDYXXLXY domain-containing protein produces the protein MTNSSSESKNKTLSPEAEFSSKVTFRDYLIATEQKSNKPLPFWRLLAPLALQTGLIMAVPAQAVYTDVTGKTVILQTVPVDPNNVLDGNTLALDYNISRPANLRRLPGWQTLVSKGRGSGRRLPEGTNIYVTLQEQISYGSGVPKAWRPLRVSSDRPTSLRANQVALKGVYQDGSVNYGLETYYIPENQRRQITNDLRTQRARRGQVPPIVVKAKVDPQGKAVPVSMWVRDRNYRF
- a CDS encoding universal stress protein, with translation MFKTVLFPIDQSRETREAADVVTNVVKKYSSRLVLLSVVEEPPPDAPDAPSADPMVSPEVVAKLLENAQSLFSGQGIQSEILERQGKPAFTICDVADEIGADLIIMGCRGLGLTEEGADDSVTTRVINLSPCPVLIVP
- a CDS encoding DUF2157 domain-containing protein, which produces MFLDSFPQKLRKEAQLWRDEGLISSSLYEQIAERYQFKNLEAAVRDRNKAIAIAVGSILLCLGIITFVSGNWQGGSREVKFILMMSLFFAIAITGFYNWITPEGKKPQKSKRLLGEGLLILSAFIFGANILLMAQMFNIAGSTSQLFLAWGLGVVVMAFSLCINSLGILSIILVEIGYWTGLEDLWYATGELTWSRLVVQHLPLLAWLVFVPLAYFCRSRWIFGLAAFVFASSLQANLNPLPLLNYADIAPWVASFAFALPPALFWSYDDLLFPTINYRLFQSLARNLALVSFGGVFYVLSFRWVWESANYGYNQPTNLTNLFQSLPIIDLGILSGLAVLQWLFLLRQRNNPPRREVIFTTAVIGTFLAFIAIVPFWHQTISRIDELGVFIFNVLLATLAWGLIQEGLKLSNRSSFWGGMLLVTLQIISRVQEYDTDLLFKSLVFILCGSALISAGLWFERRLPGGSSASKK
- a CDS encoding ABC transporter ATP-binding protein, translated to MSQVILENVYKSFSSRKGEGVTSQNQSSPTTGEKTDAAQERAGSVNVLRRINLTIADGEFMVLVGPSGCGKSTLLRLIAGLEVMTGGNIWVGDRLINDLPPKERDIAMVFQNYALYPHMTVYDNIAFGLRRRGSRGAEEHTSPREAAPTTALSNRGSKGENTPYLRTWAENLFVGATRKLPKGLRYTSEKERAVDRQVRSVAQLLQIETLLNRLPKQLSGGQRQRVALGRAIARDPQVFLMDEPLSNLDAKLRAETRAQIVKLQRQLGTTTIYVTHDQTEAMTMGDRIAIMSEGKIQQVASPLELYNRPANLFVAEFIGSPPMNFIPVEFHAPQLITHSQLRFTLPEVWGKALQKYDGKTLILGIRPEHLNLSMPATKNLPVQVDLVENLGNDSFLAVKIAEPGSQPATTANSLQVRIPPDRLVQPGEQLWLSLTPEKIHFFDPETQLAIFP